The Ferrimicrobium acidiphilum DSM 19497 genome window below encodes:
- a CDS encoding aldehyde dehydrogenase family protein — protein MQLKPGTSWNELYAKAAAIAPQAFTDSGVANYWGGRWREEGEVHPATSPVDNSRIHGPLLLDTHQAAHALDSCVSDHFKWMKVPLAERKARTERAIAKIVEHRELLALLLTWEIGKPYRQAMVSVDRTTSGVEWYLGEIDRMLEGRGPLSGPVSNIASWNYPLSVLAHALYVQMLSGNAVIAKAPTDGGVAALTLAMSFAIDEGMPVTLVSGLGGKLSSVLVRSPEIGALAFVGGRDTGGKIASDLVRTDKRHMLEQEGLNAWGIWDFSQWDLLAPMIKKGFEYAKQRCTAYPRYVIQRQLFDDFLAMYIPILSSLTVGHPLAVANPDDPIPDVDFGPVINTAKAAELRTNIDDAIERGGIPIYRGKLDPTRFLDGQDTSAYVAPVAILDPPRASPLYHAEPFGPVDTLVIVDTTAELLAKMNVSNGALVSSLASDDLDLAATLAQEVNAFKVGINQVKSRGDREEPFGGRGASWKGAFVGGEYLVQAVTEGPSESRLYGNFPEYQRYPDLG, from the coding sequence ATGCAACTCAAGCCCGGAACAAGTTGGAATGAACTCTACGCCAAAGCAGCAGCCATCGCCCCACAGGCGTTTACAGACTCGGGTGTTGCAAACTATTGGGGTGGACGTTGGAGAGAGGAGGGTGAGGTCCATCCGGCCACCTCGCCGGTGGACAACTCGCGCATTCATGGACCACTCCTACTTGATACACATCAGGCTGCACACGCCCTCGATAGCTGTGTCAGCGACCACTTCAAGTGGATGAAGGTACCGCTTGCGGAGCGCAAGGCTCGCACTGAGCGTGCAATCGCCAAGATAGTTGAGCACCGCGAGCTACTCGCACTGCTCCTGACATGGGAGATAGGCAAGCCCTACCGTCAAGCCATGGTCTCGGTCGACCGAACGACCTCAGGAGTCGAGTGGTACCTTGGTGAGATCGACAGAATGTTAGAGGGGCGTGGCCCACTTTCGGGACCAGTTTCAAACATCGCTTCATGGAACTATCCATTGTCGGTACTCGCCCATGCCCTCTACGTCCAGATGCTTTCGGGCAACGCAGTTATAGCCAAAGCACCTACCGATGGCGGAGTGGCGGCACTGACGCTGGCGATGTCGTTCGCGATCGACGAGGGCATGCCGGTGACGCTGGTGAGTGGCCTCGGAGGCAAGCTCTCTTCAGTCCTGGTAAGGTCACCCGAGATCGGGGCATTAGCCTTCGTAGGCGGACGAGATACTGGTGGCAAGATCGCCTCAGATCTCGTGCGGACCGACAAGCGACACATGCTCGAACAGGAGGGGCTCAACGCCTGGGGGATCTGGGACTTCTCGCAGTGGGATCTCCTCGCCCCGATGATCAAAAAGGGTTTCGAGTATGCCAAGCAGCGATGCACCGCCTACCCAAGGTACGTCATCCAGCGTCAACTCTTTGATGATTTCCTTGCGATGTATATCCCCATCCTCTCCTCGCTCACCGTCGGTCATCCGCTGGCGGTAGCCAATCCAGATGACCCCATTCCTGACGTTGACTTTGGACCGGTAATCAACACCGCAAAGGCCGCAGAGTTGAGGACCAATATCGACGACGCCATCGAACGAGGTGGTATACCGATCTACCGTGGAAAGCTCGATCCAACCCGGTTCCTCGACGGTCAGGATACGAGTGCCTATGTGGCGCCGGTAGCGATTCTGGACCCTCCTCGCGCCTCCCCGCTCTATCACGCCGAGCCCTTTGGACCGGTGGACACGCTGGTGATCGTCGATACCACTGCCGAGCTGTTGGCCAAGATGAACGTCTCCAACGGCGCCCTGGTATCATCGCTGGCAAGCGATGACCTTGATCTCGCTGCTACCCTAGCCCAAGAGGTGAATGCGTTCAAAGTCGGCATCAACCAGGTCAAATCAAGAGGAGATCGTGAAGAACCCTTCGGAGGACGTGGAGCCTCGTGGAAGGGTGCCTTCGTAGGCGGCGAGTATCTGGTGCAGGCGGTAACTGAAGGTCCGAGCGAGTCTCGACTCTACGGCAACTTCCCTGAATACCAGCGCTATCCCGATCTCGGGTGA
- the menC gene encoding o-succinylbenzoate synthase — MIRLERLRLYSADLELRSPFRSSESTQRSKRTYLVELESDDGVTGWSEISAQEDPSYWPETVSSCLDVIEHHLVPRLGIALESPFDIARVFASIRGNQMARASIEMALFDLWAHREGVSLWQLLGAASDRTHITAGVSLSLADDIDGLREELAIYQQDGYRFFKAKIAPGADAAILELCGTEFALDHLVLDANGSYSGAHAGELDRLDSLGVALLEQPLTERDFAGLADTARRLRTPIGLDESVGGVDDIVTALRLGMRPTINLKPSRVGGYVESLKIIELCKHEGLHLRIGGMLETGIGRAHNLALASHPAFDRVGDLAASDRYFANDLTEPFVLTANGTIERPTGTGLGRVPDPAWISSTSCLELHIGRS, encoded by the coding sequence GTGATTCGACTCGAACGCCTTCGGCTATATAGCGCCGATCTCGAACTCCGCTCACCCTTTCGGTCCTCCGAGAGCACCCAGCGGAGCAAGAGAACCTATCTAGTCGAACTCGAGTCAGACGACGGCGTCACTGGCTGGTCGGAGATCAGCGCCCAGGAGGATCCCTCCTACTGGCCAGAGACCGTCTCTAGCTGCCTCGACGTCATCGAGCACCACCTCGTACCCAGGCTTGGGATCGCACTTGAGTCGCCATTTGACATCGCCCGAGTCTTCGCGTCGATCAGGGGCAACCAGATGGCGCGCGCAAGCATCGAGATGGCACTCTTTGATCTCTGGGCTCACCGCGAAGGAGTTAGCCTTTGGCAGCTCCTCGGAGCCGCCTCCGACCGGACCCACATCACAGCCGGTGTCTCGCTATCGCTCGCAGACGACATCGACGGGCTCCGCGAAGAGCTCGCCATCTACCAACAAGACGGTTATCGTTTCTTCAAAGCCAAGATCGCACCAGGGGCAGATGCGGCGATTCTCGAGCTTTGCGGCACTGAATTCGCGCTCGATCACCTCGTATTAGACGCGAACGGAAGTTACAGCGGCGCTCATGCAGGAGAGCTGGACAGGCTCGATAGCCTTGGGGTGGCGTTGCTAGAACAGCCGCTGACGGAGCGAGATTTCGCCGGCCTAGCAGATACTGCTCGTAGACTCCGGACACCGATCGGACTCGACGAGTCGGTTGGAGGAGTTGACGACATCGTAACGGCCCTGCGACTGGGGATGAGACCCACAATCAACCTCAAGCCGAGTCGAGTCGGCGGCTACGTTGAGTCGCTAAAGATTATTGAACTATGTAAACACGAGGGTCTCCATCTCCGCATCGGCGGCATGTTGGAGACCGGAATAGGGCGAGCGCACAACCTCGCCCTCGCCTCCCATCCAGCCTTTGACCGGGTCGGTGATCTTGCAGCTAGCGATCGCTACTTTGCAAATGACCTCACGGAACCCTTCGTATTGACCGCTAACGGAACGATCGAACGCCCAACTGGAACCGGCTTGGGGCGGGTGCCTGACCCAGCATGGATCTCATCAACCTCTTGTCTGGAGCTGCACATCGGCAGATCATGA
- a CDS encoding 4a-hydroxytetrahydrobiopterin dehydratase codes for MVQIPEGWSLDGSRLVRRIELDSYEKVVVAGLAVSLLAIWRNHHPTLIVEYRSIVVELSSHDVGTVTERDLDLASWVNVLIPPC; via the coding sequence GTGGTACAGATTCCAGAGGGCTGGAGCCTTGATGGATCAAGGCTCGTTCGCCGCATAGAACTCGACTCATACGAGAAGGTGGTCGTTGCTGGGCTTGCCGTGTCGCTCTTGGCGATTTGGCGTAACCACCATCCTACGCTAATAGTCGAGTATCGCAGCATCGTAGTGGAGCTCAGCAGCCACGACGTCGGCACCGTAACCGAACGAGACCTCGATCTAGCTAGCTGGGTTAACGTACTGATTCCTCCGTGTTGA
- a CDS encoding methyl-accepting chemotaxis protein, whose protein sequence is MARIGRTHDAQPAGKVVTPTQASNIELMAEGIGQTGLLVVEAATKVESIATNITKQVELFKELTLAARELRDGNRSLSDDAEAAADATRRMNHELAQSREEMTASLAEVNYMIKWVGDTSTQLETLQQEMEDVGRIAHHIDSIAQQTHVLALNAHIEAARAGTGATGFTVIANAIRDLADQAIDAAASISATLDPLITSVNELGGTTKSARRGAERARGAIDIVAGSIERSQQEGDVLDHRVEAIATFSRTINDKVDLFSSSLLSLFEGVEHSENDLGAATLSLDNLMQRTNSLVHLSAKIGVETLDTPFVTEVVRCAQEIEVIFEAAITSGELSIDELFDEDYQEIPDTNPTQHLTRFVTFVDAAVQDLLEEFLEFSPAVVFAAVVDRNGYLSTHNLKYSSPQTSDPVWNAAHCRNHRFFDDTTGINAARSRNDFLLQTYRRDMGGGEYRLMKDASAPIYVSGLHWGALRLGYAPLADDAQSPERQRVQRASKIAKATTPPSVGDRGELDALMSPW, encoded by the coding sequence ATGGCTCGTATTGGACGCACCCACGATGCACAGCCTGCGGGCAAGGTGGTCACGCCGACACAAGCGAGCAACATCGAACTGATGGCCGAAGGTATTGGCCAGACCGGCCTACTGGTGGTCGAGGCTGCAACCAAGGTCGAGTCGATCGCAACCAACATCACAAAACAGGTAGAGTTATTCAAAGAGCTCACGCTTGCCGCTCGTGAACTGCGTGACGGAAATCGCTCACTCTCCGATGATGCCGAAGCAGCGGCAGACGCCACACGCAGGATGAACCATGAACTGGCTCAGTCCCGGGAGGAGATGACCGCCTCGCTCGCAGAGGTGAACTACATGATCAAGTGGGTTGGCGATACCAGCACGCAGCTTGAGACCCTTCAACAGGAGATGGAGGACGTCGGCAGAATCGCTCATCACATCGACTCCATAGCTCAACAGACCCACGTTCTCGCACTGAACGCCCACATCGAAGCGGCGCGTGCTGGCACTGGCGCCACCGGCTTTACGGTCATCGCCAACGCGATACGCGATCTAGCGGATCAAGCCATCGATGCGGCGGCATCGATATCTGCAACCTTGGATCCGTTGATTACATCGGTAAACGAGCTCGGGGGCACCACAAAGAGTGCACGTCGTGGTGCCGAGCGAGCCCGCGGAGCTATCGACATCGTCGCGGGATCGATCGAGCGCTCACAGCAGGAGGGCGACGTACTCGATCATCGCGTGGAGGCGATCGCGACCTTCTCGCGGACTATCAACGATAAGGTCGATCTGTTCTCGAGTTCACTCCTGTCACTATTCGAGGGCGTGGAGCACTCCGAGAATGATCTCGGAGCTGCCACGCTCAGTCTCGATAATCTGATGCAACGCACCAACTCTCTCGTTCACCTCAGCGCAAAGATAGGTGTCGAGACTCTAGATACACCCTTCGTGACTGAGGTAGTTCGGTGTGCGCAAGAGATCGAGGTCATATTTGAAGCAGCGATCACCTCTGGCGAACTGAGCATCGATGAACTCTTTGATGAAGACTACCAAGAGATCCCAGATACCAACCCGACCCAACATCTCACTCGCTTTGTGACCTTCGTAGATGCCGCGGTACAGGACCTACTGGAGGAGTTCTTGGAGTTCTCACCGGCGGTCGTCTTTGCCGCAGTAGTCGATCGCAACGGATATCTATCCACCCATAACCTCAAGTATTCATCACCACAGACCTCCGATCCCGTTTGGAACGCAGCACACTGTCGCAATCATCGCTTCTTCGACGACACAACAGGAATCAATGCGGCGCGCAGTCGTAACGACTTTCTCCTCCAGACCTACCGGCGCGACATGGGAGGCGGGGAATATCGGCTCATGAAAGACGCATCTGCTCCAATCTACGTCTCCGGCCTTCACTGGGGAGCTCTCCGCTTAGGCTACGCCCCTCTCGCTGATGATGCCCAATCGCCCGAGCGCCAGAGGGTTCAGAGGGCCTCCAAAATAGCGAAGGCCACAACACCACCATCGGTGGGCGACCGTGGAGAACTCGACGCTCTCATGTCGCCTTGGTGA
- a CDS encoding MiaB/RimO family radical SAM methylthiotransferase → MKSFYVKTFGCQMNENDSERIVTILRRQGMTPAASEEIADVVVFNTCTIRENADNRFFGQVNKLRERRAVDPGMRIVVAGCLAQGEQAAIFERAPHVDVVVGTHALGSIAQLLERSDGERHVIDVTEASDGLDPLADLVAEPTDGHKAWVTIQTGCDNNCAFCIVPQVRGGEVSRPFQAVVDEVRSLASQGVTEVTLLGQNVNSYGRDLTRRMRREEIESGDRGFLTGQVYVSDSIPRIRPLFADLLRAVGAVDGIRRVRFTSPHPKDMREETFQAMAESPMVCESLHFPLQSGSDRILAAMHRGYRGERFFEKLQLAREIIPDLAVTTDIIVGFPGETEDDFEATLELVARCEFDSAFTFIYSPRPGTEAGEWRDRFIAPEVIAERFERLKLVTERSAAAKHHARVGRIEEVLVDGPSKRDATVASGRTRQNKLVHVAGLDGDRYRGEYVNARIFDAGAHFLHGELLARD, encoded by the coding sequence ATGAAGAGTTTTTACGTCAAAACATTTGGCTGCCAGATGAATGAGAACGACTCCGAGCGGATCGTGACAATTCTGAGGCGCCAAGGTATGACTCCAGCCGCCTCTGAAGAGATTGCCGATGTGGTCGTGTTCAATACCTGTACCATACGAGAGAACGCTGACAACCGTTTTTTCGGGCAGGTAAACAAGTTGCGTGAACGTCGAGCCGTCGATCCGGGGATGCGTATTGTGGTTGCTGGCTGTCTCGCACAGGGTGAGCAAGCAGCTATCTTCGAACGGGCGCCTCATGTTGACGTAGTGGTGGGAACCCACGCGCTTGGATCGATTGCACAACTCCTTGAGCGCAGTGACGGGGAGCGCCATGTGATCGACGTTACCGAGGCTAGCGATGGGTTGGATCCGTTGGCTGATCTCGTAGCTGAACCGACCGACGGCCATAAGGCTTGGGTAACCATCCAGACCGGATGCGACAACAACTGTGCGTTTTGCATCGTCCCCCAGGTGCGTGGTGGGGAGGTGAGCCGACCATTTCAGGCTGTGGTTGATGAGGTACGAAGCTTGGCTTCTCAAGGCGTCACCGAAGTTACCTTGCTTGGCCAAAATGTGAACTCATACGGTCGAGATCTTACGCGACGCATGCGTCGCGAGGAGATCGAGTCTGGAGACCGTGGATTCCTGACCGGTCAGGTCTATGTCAGTGACTCGATTCCAAGAATTCGGCCTCTTTTTGCCGACCTGTTGAGGGCTGTAGGTGCAGTCGACGGCATACGTCGTGTTCGCTTTACCTCCCCTCACCCAAAGGATATGCGCGAAGAGACTTTCCAAGCTATGGCTGAATCTCCTATGGTTTGTGAGAGCCTTCATTTTCCGCTGCAATCTGGTAGTGACCGGATCTTGGCGGCTATGCACCGTGGGTATCGCGGTGAGCGGTTCTTCGAGAAGCTGCAGTTGGCTAGGGAGATTATCCCGGATCTCGCTGTCACGACCGATATCATTGTCGGGTTTCCCGGGGAGACCGAGGATGACTTCGAGGCGACGTTAGAGTTGGTCGCTCGTTGTGAGTTTGACTCTGCCTTTACCTTTATCTACTCTCCACGTCCAGGTACTGAAGCAGGGGAGTGGCGTGATCGTTTTATCGCGCCAGAGGTTATTGCAGAGCGATTTGAACGACTCAAGCTTGTAACCGAACGCAGTGCGGCGGCCAAGCATCACGCACGAGTAGGCAGGATCGAAGAGGTCTTAGTAGATGGCCCATCTAAGCGAGATGCGACCGTCGCCTCTGGTCGCACGCGGCAGAACAAATTGGTTCACGTTGCCGGTCTCGATGGCGATCGTTATCGAGGTGAGTACGTCAACGCTCGCATCTTCGATGCTGGAGCTCACTTTCTCCATGGTGAGCTGCTAGCACGCGATTGA
- a CDS encoding GGDEF domain-containing protein translates to MLWQWGIEDEKAWNLHVEGINALFSEWVRLATKAVEDDASLFGDLSLEFQTADWFHSHLEAYRLTFCASPETPASRDSARRVGFAHIYAHVPPSVYVGLYNLMFSGYHALEADPQAPDLPPLLTVRRRWLSDMQTALDTYASALSGLVSSWSSLASIDPLTGTLNRRGLWQHITSDIASPSSPAAFIVWDLDHFKTINDRHGHPEGDRVLQQLAALERRQSRVNDALGRLGGDEFVWWAPGLLDRVALCERIQGFARVLYRQEGMTFSAGVARYPLDGTTADHLYAAADAALYRAKHAGRRRWCMAGTEAVYPTLRS, encoded by the coding sequence TTGCTGTGGCAGTGGGGCATCGAGGATGAAAAGGCATGGAACCTCCATGTCGAGGGTATTAATGCGCTTTTTTCAGAGTGGGTGAGGCTAGCAACGAAGGCCGTAGAGGACGACGCTTCGTTATTCGGCGACTTATCGCTTGAGTTCCAAACGGCTGACTGGTTCCATTCCCACTTGGAGGCATATCGATTAACGTTTTGCGCGTCTCCGGAGACTCCGGCCTCGCGTGATTCCGCACGTCGAGTTGGCTTTGCGCACATTTACGCTCATGTCCCTCCGTCGGTTTACGTCGGACTGTACAACCTGATGTTCTCTGGCTATCATGCGTTGGAGGCGGATCCTCAAGCTCCCGATCTGCCACCGCTTCTTACGGTACGTCGGCGTTGGCTCTCCGACATGCAGACAGCATTAGATACGTATGCTTCCGCCCTAAGCGGTCTTGTGTCCTCGTGGAGTTCTTTGGCCTCGATTGACCCATTAACGGGTACACTCAACCGTCGTGGACTATGGCAGCACATCACCTCTGATATAGCCAGTCCATCAAGTCCAGCCGCTTTCATCGTATGGGATCTCGACCATTTCAAGACGATCAACGATAGGCATGGGCACCCTGAGGGGGATAGAGTCCTACAACAGTTGGCTGCGCTTGAGCGGAGGCAATCGCGAGTAAACGATGCTCTAGGAAGGTTGGGTGGTGATGAATTCGTCTGGTGGGCACCTGGCCTTCTCGATCGGGTTGCGTTGTGTGAGCGGATACAGGGATTTGCGAGAGTTTTGTATAGGCAAGAAGGTATGACGTTTTCCGCTGGCGTGGCTCGGTATCCCCTTGACGGCACAACGGCAGATCATCTATACGCAGCTGCGGATGCCGCCCTGTATCGCGCTAAGCATGCGGGCCGTCGGCGTTGGTGTATGGCTGGGACCGAAGCCGTCTATCCGACATTACGGAGTTGA
- the recA gene encoding recombinase RecA: protein MERDKALDIAIAQIEKQFGKGSIMRMGEAPQMAIESVSTGAMALDLALGVGGLPRGRVVEIFGPESSGKSTLALHVVAEAQRIGGNCAYIDAEHALDPVYAQAIGVDIDGLLISQPDYGEQALEICDVLIRSGSIDVVVIDSVAALTPRAEIEGDIGDAHVGLQARLMSQAMRRLTANLNHTNTLAIFINQLREKIGVMYGSPEVTPGGRALKFYSSVRLDIRKVEIIKDGTEMVGSRTRVKVVKNKCAPPFRQAEFDIMYGQGISREGSILDVGVELGLIKKSGSWYTYEGEQLGQGRENVKTFLAANPQLMAELDQKIREKVNGTVVDGLTHGMLPADDEEAFSETSN from the coding sequence GTGGAACGGGATAAGGCACTTGATATAGCTATCGCCCAGATTGAGAAGCAATTTGGTAAGGGTTCGATCATGCGGATGGGCGAGGCTCCGCAGATGGCGATAGAGTCGGTCTCGACTGGGGCGATGGCTCTCGACCTTGCACTCGGCGTTGGAGGACTTCCACGTGGACGGGTGGTGGAGATTTTTGGTCCAGAGAGTTCAGGCAAGTCGACGCTTGCCTTGCATGTGGTAGCGGAGGCGCAGCGCATTGGCGGTAACTGCGCCTACATCGATGCCGAGCATGCTCTCGACCCGGTTTATGCCCAGGCGATAGGTGTCGATATCGATGGTCTTCTTATCTCCCAACCTGACTATGGAGAGCAGGCGCTCGAGATCTGTGATGTCCTTATCAGGTCAGGTTCGATCGATGTTGTCGTCATAGACTCGGTCGCCGCACTCACACCGCGCGCGGAGATCGAGGGCGACATCGGAGACGCACATGTGGGACTGCAGGCGCGCCTCATGTCGCAGGCGATGCGCCGTCTCACCGCTAATTTGAATCACACCAACACGCTTGCCATTTTCATCAATCAGTTGCGCGAGAAGATCGGTGTGATGTATGGCTCCCCAGAGGTGACTCCGGGTGGCCGTGCACTGAAGTTCTACTCATCGGTTCGGCTCGATATCCGTAAGGTGGAGATCATCAAGGACGGCACCGAGATGGTTGGTTCGCGCACGCGGGTCAAGGTTGTGAAGAACAAGTGTGCGCCTCCGTTTCGACAGGCGGAGTTCGATATCATGTACGGTCAAGGTATCTCACGTGAGGGCTCGATTCTAGACGTAGGGGTAGAGCTTGGCTTGATCAAGAAGTCGGGTTCATGGTATACCTACGAGGGTGAGCAGCTTGGCCAGGGTCGGGAAAATGTAAAGACGTTTCTGGCGGCGAATCCTCAGTTGATGGCTGAACTCGATCAGAAGATCCGCGAAAAGGTGAACGGTACAGTAGTCGATGGCCTGACACATGGGATGCTGCCAGCCGACGATGAAGAGGCGTTCTCGGAGACCTCGAACTAA
- a CDS encoding competence/damage-inducible protein A → MKVAVVAIGTELLLGQIVDSNSARIGQTLAANGFSSYLQLKVGDNHDRIVAALRLALEDADAVITSGGLGPTQDDITREAIAEVSGRRLHEDPGVRSVIEELFAARGRPMSANNYRQAMVPEGATVIEQRKGTAPGLIVPVGDKVIFALPGVPYELDDMLANEVLTELRLRRNDATVIRSRVLRTWGLGESRLAELMAPRFDELEGSNVTIAFLASGIEGVKVRFTVGTASESEALELLGREEERARQLLGDYVFGVDEDTLESVVARLAIAEHVSIAVAESLTGGMVASQLVRVPGASEWFRGGVVSYATAVKEQLLGVTASSVVSEDAARMMAEGVARLIGSDIGIATTGVAGPEMLEDQPVGTVWIGMSYRGRSEARKVQLLGDRERIRTYATATALDLIRLTLSGSGRGFTAF, encoded by the coding sequence TTGAAGGTAGCCGTGGTCGCGATTGGCACCGAGCTATTGCTTGGTCAGATCGTAGACTCGAACTCCGCACGAATTGGGCAGACGCTGGCTGCGAACGGCTTCTCCTCATACCTTCAACTCAAGGTGGGAGACAATCACGATCGTATCGTAGCTGCACTCAGACTCGCGCTCGAAGATGCTGACGCCGTCATCACGAGTGGTGGGCTCGGGCCGACCCAGGACGATATCACCAGGGAGGCGATTGCTGAGGTATCTGGGCGGCGATTGCACGAAGATCCCGGTGTGCGCTCCGTTATTGAGGAGCTTTTTGCCGCCAGAGGTCGCCCGATGTCAGCTAACAACTACCGGCAGGCGATGGTTCCAGAGGGTGCGACCGTCATAGAGCAGCGCAAAGGCACGGCGCCTGGTTTGATCGTTCCTGTAGGGGACAAGGTTATATTCGCCCTCCCTGGGGTTCCATATGAACTCGATGATATGCTCGCCAACGAGGTGCTAACCGAGTTGCGGCTTCGACGCAACGACGCCACCGTCATTCGATCACGAGTGCTCCGAACCTGGGGGTTGGGAGAGTCACGTCTAGCTGAGTTGATGGCACCGCGCTTCGATGAGCTTGAAGGTTCAAACGTAACCATTGCTTTTCTCGCCTCCGGAATCGAGGGAGTTAAGGTTCGCTTCACCGTCGGTACCGCCAGCGAGAGCGAGGCTCTTGAGCTGCTCGGTCGCGAGGAGGAGCGTGCCCGGCAACTTCTTGGCGACTACGTATTTGGGGTTGACGAGGATACCCTCGAGTCGGTAGTCGCTCGACTAGCGATCGCCGAGCACGTCAGCATTGCTGTGGCTGAGTCGCTCACCGGAGGGATGGTGGCCTCCCAGCTCGTGCGCGTTCCTGGAGCTTCGGAGTGGTTCCGTGGTGGCGTGGTGAGTTATGCCACAGCGGTCAAAGAGCAGCTGCTCGGGGTTACGGCGAGTTCGGTGGTGTCTGAGGATGCAGCACGAATGATGGCCGAGGGGGTGGCACGGCTGATCGGTAGCGATATTGGTATCGCGACCACCGGAGTAGCTGGCCCAGAGATGCTTGAGGACCAGCCCGTTGGTACGGTTTGGATTGGAATGAGCTATCGGGGGCGGTCGGAGGCACGAAAGGTTCAGTTGCTCGGAGATCGTGAGAGGATACGTACCTACGCGACGGCCACCGCGCTCGACTTGATCCGACTTACGTTGAGTGGCTCTGGACGTGGTTTTACCGCTTTCTAA
- a CDS encoding CDP-alcohol phosphatidyltransferase family protein: MSSPQRLIYGPSAIATPANAITVLRICFAPVFVVLLVSSPTSIVPFWLWAGLALSDSADGYIARRQGVTRSGAFLDPLADKILVFAAFGALFILHRVDGLPILIMGLREIVVSVYRTQVLASGKSLPARIPGKLKMLVQIVVIGLALIPYIGEHDRPAINFLAWIAVALALVSAVQYFFDSKSIKA; this comes from the coding sequence ATGTCTAGTCCACAGCGCCTTATCTATGGTCCCTCTGCCATAGCAACGCCCGCGAATGCCATTACGGTGCTGCGGATATGCTTTGCGCCTGTATTTGTGGTGTTGCTTGTCTCCTCTCCAACCTCAATAGTTCCATTTTGGTTGTGGGCTGGTCTCGCACTCTCTGATAGTGCCGATGGCTACATCGCTCGTCGCCAGGGAGTGACGCGCTCTGGAGCTTTTCTGGACCCACTTGCCGATAAGATTCTGGTCTTTGCAGCTTTTGGCGCTCTGTTTATCCTCCATCGTGTCGATGGTCTGCCAATTCTCATCATGGGACTTCGAGAGATTGTTGTGTCGGTCTATCGTACCCAGGTGCTGGCGTCTGGCAAGAGCCTTCCAGCGCGGATACCCGGCAAATTGAAGATGTTGGTTCAGATTGTCGTTATTGGCCTCGCGCTTATTCCCTACATTGGCGAGCATGACCGCCCGGCCATCAATTTTTTAGCCTGGATTGCCGTGGCCCTTGCGCTCGTGAGTGCGGTTCAGTACTTCTTTGACTCCAAAAGCATCAAGGCGTAG
- a CDS encoding homoserine kinase, with translation MGFKSVRVPGSSANLGPGFDTLALAVPLFLTAKAYQADSFEVELHGEGSSETVVGNHLIHQLVIEVLGHDRVGLIIDSEIPLARGLGSSAAVTLGVAAALGHPDPLGVALDFESHPENVAASYYGGGVAALVASSGPVIRRIAVDPLLRLVVIIPPDRLTTEAARRLLPKTVSFGDAVFNLSRAALLAVSLGHVEDLVPELFEDQLHQEARAAAFPESRQLLAMLLEAGCLGASWSGAGTICVGFTDVDGVERVHQRVEEAMDSSGLGYGVRSLAVDLEGLITLGEK, from the coding sequence CCTTTGTTTCTGACTGCTAAGGCTTATCAGGCAGACTCCTTTGAGGTTGAGCTGCACGGCGAGGGATCCTCGGAGACGGTTGTCGGTAACCATCTGATCCATCAACTAGTGATCGAAGTGCTCGGCCACGACCGTGTTGGATTGATCATCGATTCGGAGATACCACTTGCACGAGGGCTCGGTTCCTCGGCTGCGGTGACCTTAGGGGTCGCAGCTGCACTTGGTCACCCTGATCCTCTGGGGGTAGCCCTTGACTTTGAGAGTCATCCTGAAAACGTGGCTGCCTCATACTATGGCGGTGGAGTGGCTGCGCTGGTGGCCTCTAGCGGACCGGTGATTCGGCGTATCGCTGTCGATCCACTGCTGAGGCTTGTCGTTATCATCCCTCCGGATCGGCTTACGACTGAGGCCGCGAGGCGACTCTTGCCCAAGACCGTCTCGTTTGGCGATGCGGTTTTTAACCTCTCTCGTGCTGCACTGTTGGCGGTATCGCTTGGTCATGTTGAGGATCTAGTCCCCGAGCTCTTTGAGGATCAACTCCACCAGGAGGCACGCGCCGCTGCCTTTCCTGAATCACGCCAACTGCTGGCGATGCTTTTGGAGGCGGGATGCTTAGGCGCGTCGTGGTCAGGTGCCGGCACTATCTGTGTTGGCTTTACCGATGTCGATGGGGTCGAACGAGTACATCAACGGGTGGAGGAGGCGATGGACTCGAGCGGACTCGGTTACGGGGTTCGTTCGCTCGCTGTTGATCTCGAAGGTCTTATAACTCTCGGCGAGAAGTGA